CCCGGGAGTCGCAGAGAGCAGTCGGCAGACACGCACGCCGCGCTCTTCAAACGTCTCTCGCGACGACTCCCGGGGGTGACGCGCGTAGCCGGACCGCCCGCCTGCTCATCACAGCGGCCGCTCATCAGAGCGCCCCCCCATCGCACTGCCCGCCCATCGCACTGCTCCGCAACTGACGCCGCCACGCCCGAGGCGCGCCGGACGCCTGTGGATGACCCGTGTGGCTCTCGGCGCTGCCCAGCGCGATCAACGGCAGTCACGCGCTCACACCCGCACACCACGCACCACCCAGCCCTCCGGCATGCGTCCCGCGCCGCATCCCGCGGTTTCACGTGAAACGACGGACGGCCGGCCCTCCCGGGCCGACCGTCCGTCGTCTCTGTCTGGGCTGGGGTGGCCCGGCGCTCTGCTAAGCGGAGCGGATGACCACGTGCCGCGACGGCTCGACGCCGTCCGAGTCACTGACGAGACCAGCCGCAGCGACAGCGTCATGCACGACCTTGCGCTCAAAGGGGTTCATCGCGTCGAGAGCCACGTCCGCACCGGATGCCTTGACGCGCGCGATCGCCTCGTTCGCAATGGCAATGAGCTCGAGCCGGCGGCCTGCACGGAACCCGGCGATGTCGAGCATCAGCCGGCTCCGCTCACCCGTCTTTGCCTGCACGGCCAGTCGGGTCAGCTCCTGCAGGGCGTCCAGCACCTCACCGTCGCGCCCAACGAGGCGACGCAGCGTCCGCTCCGAGCCCTCCTCGCCGATGATCTCGACAGCCGCGCGCCCGTGATCCACATCGATGTCGATGTCGCCGTCGAGGTCGGCGATGTCGAGCAACTCCTCGAGGTAGTCAGCGGCGATCTCGCCCTCTTCTTCGAGGCGCGTGGTGGGGCTCACTTCTGCAGGCGCAGGAGGTGTTTCAGATGACGTCATCAGGGCTCCTCGTGAGTCGGCTGGGCGCCGGGGTGAGCGTTACTTCGTGGGCTTCTTCTTGGGGGACTGCTTCGGGCGTGCGGTCGCCGGCTTCTGACGGGCCGCCGCGGGCTTCCCACCTGTGGCCGGCTTAGCCTTGCCCGATCCCGCCGTGCCCGACGGCTTCGCACGCGGAGCGGTCGGCGGCTTCGGCGCCGCGGCCTCCCCATCGCTCTCCTCCGCCGCGGGCGCGACCGACGAGCCGGTGGCGGATCCGTCGACGGGGCGAGGCTTCGCACGGTCCTTGCGCTTCGGCTGAGGACGCTGCCCGCGAGGCTTCTCCTCGATGACGGGCTTCTCCTCCTCGATCGTGATGCCCTTCGCGGCTGCCTTGCGGGCCTTGCGGTCCTTGAGCGCCTTCTCGGCAGCGGATCCCGGAGCCGGCATACGACGGATCGTGTAGAACTGCTGGCCCATCGACCACACGTTCGTCGTGGTCCAGTAGACGAGCACACCGATCGGGAAGTTGACACCCGAGATCGCGAAGATGACCGGCAGCGCGTACAGCATCATCTTCTGCTGCTGGGCCATCGGGCCCTGCAGCGCCGACGGCGGCATGTTCTTCATGGTGAGCTGGCGCTGCGTGAAGAACGTGGTGGCCGACATCGCGACAATCAGGATGACGGTGACGATCTTGATGTTCGCGTCAGCGCCCGGCTGCAGGAAGTACCCGGAGAGCGGCGCCCCGAAGATGGTCGCCGCCTCGAACTCCTTGGCCACCTCAGCGGTGATGGGGCCGATGTTGGCGCTGCGCTCGTAGCTGCCGTCCGCGATCAAGGGCATCGAGTAGAGCACTCGGAAGAGCGCGAAGAAGATCGGCGACTGCAGCAGGATCGGCAGGCAGGAGGCGAAGGGGTTCGTCCCGTGCTTCTTGTAGAGCGCCATGGTCTCGCGGCTCATGGCCTCACGAGAAGCGGGGTCCTGCTTGTTCTTGTACTTCTTCTGGATCGCCTGCATCTCGGGCGCCAGCAACTGCATGCCGCGTGAGGCCTTGATCTGCTTGAAGAAGAGCGGGATCAGCAGGATCCGGATCACGATCACAAGGCCGACGATGGACAGCGTCCACGCGACGCCGCCCGTGGATTCGAGCCCCAACCAGGTCAGCGCCTTGTGGAACTGGACCATGATCCAAGCAACCACGACCATGATCGGCCATAGCAGACCGTCGAACCACGACATGTGGCAGAGCTCCTCGGTGGGGGGTCAGGACGTGGACGAGGCCACGTGCGTCAGGCGGTGTCTATGGGGACGTGCAGGGGGCACGTCATCGATCCCGCCAGCGCTCCAGGGATTGCAGCGGAGCAGGCGCCAGCCGGCGAGCAGGACGCCCCGGAGGGCCCCGTGGCGCTGGATGGCGATCACGGCGTACTGCGAGCACGACGGGTAGTACCGGCACGTCGGTCCGGTCATCGGTGAGATGTAGAGCTGGTATCCGCGCAGCACGAGCAGCAGCGCCCGTCGTGGCAGAGAGGCGACGAGGCGGAGGACGCGGATCAGCGTCTGGCGCGTCATCGGGCCCTCATCCCCTCGTTCCGGCGCTTGCTGCGGCTCCGGGCGACGTCCAGCGCCGAGTCGAGGTCGGAGCCGAGCGCCGCGTACTCCCGGGTCGCCGCTGGGGCCAAGGCACGGACGACGATGCCGCTGTCGGCCGGGATGGCGCCGAGCCGATCCCGCACGAGGGCACGCAGGCGCCGCTTCACACGGT
The sequence above is a segment of the Cellulomonas chengniuliangii genome. Coding sequences within it:
- a CDS encoding protein jag, whose translation is MTSSETPPAPAEVSPTTRLEEEGEIAADYLEELLDIADLDGDIDIDVDHGRAAVEIIGEEGSERTLRRLVGRDGEVLDALQELTRLAVQAKTGERSRLMLDIAGFRAGRRLELIAIANEAIARVKASGADVALDAMNPFERKVVHDAVAAAGLVSDSDGVEPSRHVVIRSA
- the yidC gene encoding membrane protein insertase YidC; this encodes MSWFDGLLWPIMVVVAWIMVQFHKALTWLGLESTGGVAWTLSIVGLVIVIRILLIPLFFKQIKASRGMQLLAPEMQAIQKKYKNKQDPASREAMSRETMALYKKHGTNPFASCLPILLQSPIFFALFRVLYSMPLIADGSYERSANIGPITAEVAKEFEAATIFGAPLSGYFLQPGADANIKIVTVILIVAMSATTFFTQRQLTMKNMPPSALQGPMAQQQKMMLYALPVIFAISGVNFPIGVLVYWTTTNVWSMGQQFYTIRRMPAPGSAAEKALKDRKARKAAAKGITIEEEKPVIEEKPRGQRPQPKRKDRAKPRPVDGSATGSSVAPAAEESDGEAAAPKPPTAPRAKPSGTAGSGKAKPATGGKPAAARQKPATARPKQSPKKKPTK
- the yidD gene encoding membrane protein insertion efficiency factor YidD; this encodes MTRQTLIRVLRLVASLPRRALLLVLRGYQLYISPMTGPTCRYYPSCSQYAVIAIQRHGALRGVLLAGWRLLRCNPWSAGGIDDVPPARPHRHRLTHVASSTS